A window of the Brassica napus cultivar Da-Ae chromosome C5, Da-Ae, whole genome shotgun sequence genome harbors these coding sequences:
- the LOC125587692 gene encoding uncharacterized protein LOC125587692 isoform X1 produces the protein MPPRRRTTRAQTARAVRDNVDEHEQPAVPPPAAPPVDQDALRQMVQDAARQAAQEALQQIAQEAARQAAQEAARRVAAQEVARQMAAVQQGPQVQVQQGPQIRVQQVPLVQVQQDQQGPVQQFAHGVQDLPPPPPRPHVYPVYDERFYRLTCQMRNMEMEHFSGTVDAVAAHDWKLALQRKLEIIECPPELSLRLTMQYLRGDALIWWEGIRLSHFGPERLTFADFIREFDRKYFPKEAMDRKKCEFEHVSQGKMSIREYEVVFNQLRRFAGEGILEEDLMRKFLNGMRVEIRNRCRVATYHRLGDLVEKAAEQEAGLAEEQKYTKADQPKFGGTLEAQQRTWDKPSIQCFYCGKMGHKSRVCRSRLFDAQVAPPAAAAAPVVDVRNCFGCNQPGHIFRDCPRRGNAALPPPPKRLAIAPRVFTVGDPQGAEPIAGMFLSYLLVLIFVVLWLSCIVRDL, from the coding sequence ATGCCGCCAAGGAGAAGAACCACCCGTGCCCAGACCGCCAGAGCCGTTAGAGACAATGTAGATGAGCATGAGCAGCCCGCAGTTCCACCACCCGCGGCTCCACCAGTTGATCAGGATGCATTGAGACAGATGGTTCAGGATGCCGCTAGACAGGCCGCTCAGGAGGCACTTCAGCAGATTGCCCAGGAGGCAGCCAGGCAGGCCGCTCAGGAGGCCGCCCGCCGAGTAGCTGCTCAGGAGGTTGCTCGTCAGATGGCTGCCGTTCAGCAGGGTCCTCAGGTTCAGGTGCAGCAGGGTCCGCAGATTCGGGTTCAGCAAGTTCCACTGGTTCAGGTCCAACAGGATCAGCAGGGTCCAGTTCAGCAGTTTGCTCATGGTGTTCAGGATCtaccgccaccaccaccgcgACCTCATGTTTACCCGGTTTATGATGAGAGGTTCTACAGGCTGACATGTCAGATGAGAAACATGGAGATGGAGCATTTTAGCGGAACAGTGGATGCTGTAGCTGCACATGATTGGAAGTTAGCCTTGCAGCGGAAGCTGGAGATTATTGAGTGTCCACCAGAGTTGTCGCTCAGATTGACTATGCAGTACCTTcgtggagatgctcttatatgGTGGGAGGGAATACGATTGAGTCACTTTGGGCCAGAGAGGCTTACCTTCGCAGACTTCATCCGAGAGTTCGATAGGAAATACTTTCCGAAGGAAGCTATGGATAGGAAGAAATGCGAGTTCGAGCATGTAAGTCAGGGTAAGATGTCTATCAGGGAGTATGAGGTTGTGTTTAACCAACTTCGCAGGTTTGCTGGAGAGGGCATTTTAGAGGAAGACCTGatgaggaaatttttgaatggGATGCGAGTAGAGATTCGTAACAGGTGCCGTGTCGCCACTTATCACAGATTGGGAGACTTGGTGGAGAAAGCTGCCGAGCAGGAGGCAGGTTTGGCAGAGGAGCAGAAGTACACCAAGGCAGATCAGCCTAAGTTTGGAGGGACTTTAGAGGCACAGCAGAGGACATGGGACAAACCGAGCATACAATGCTTTTATTGTGGAAAGATGGGACATAAGAGTAGGGTTTGTCGGAGTAGGCTATTTGATGCCCAGGTTGCGCCACCAGCAGCGGCAGCAGCACCAGTAGTGGATGTTAGGAACTGTTTTGGTTGTAACCAGCCTGGTCACATTTTCAGAGACTGTCCGAGGAGGGGTAATGCAGCGCTTCCACCACCACCGAAGCGTTTAGCCATCGCTCCACGTGTGTTTACGGTTGGAGATCCCCAGGGAGCTGAGCCGATAGCGGGTATGTTCTTATCATACTTGCTTGTGTTAATATTTGTGGTTTTGTGGTTATCTTGTATAGTTCGAGATTTGTGA
- the LOC125587692 gene encoding uncharacterized protein LOC125587692 isoform X2, whose product MPPRRRTTRAQTARAVRDNVDEHEQPAVPPPAAPPVDQDALRQMVQDAARQAAQEALQQIAQEAARQAAQEAARRVAAQEVARQMAAVQQGPQVQVQQGPQIRVQQVPLVQVQQDQQGPVQQFAHGVQDLPPPPPRPHVYPVYDERFYRLTCQMRNMEMEHFSGTVDAVAAHDWKLALQRKLEIIECPPELSLRLTMQYLRGDALIWWEGIRLSHFGPERLTFADFIREFDRKYFPKEAMDRKKCEFEHVSQGKMSIREYEVVFNQLRRFAGEGILEEDLMRKFLNGMRVEIRNRCRVATYHRLGDLVEKAAEQEAGLAEEQKYTKADQPKFGGTLEAQQRTWDKPSIQCFYCGKMGHKSRVCRSRLFDAQVAPPAAAAAPVVDVRNCFGCNQPGHIFRDCPRRGNAALPPPPKRLAIAPRVFTVGDPQGAEPIAGETDEQE is encoded by the exons ATGCCGCCAAGGAGAAGAACCACCCGTGCCCAGACCGCCAGAGCCGTTAGAGACAATGTAGATGAGCATGAGCAGCCCGCAGTTCCACCACCCGCGGCTCCACCAGTTGATCAGGATGCATTGAGACAGATGGTTCAGGATGCCGCTAGACAGGCCGCTCAGGAGGCACTTCAGCAGATTGCCCAGGAGGCAGCCAGGCAGGCCGCTCAGGAGGCCGCCCGCCGAGTAGCTGCTCAGGAGGTTGCTCGTCAGATGGCTGCCGTTCAGCAGGGTCCTCAGGTTCAGGTGCAGCAGGGTCCGCAGATTCGGGTTCAGCAAGTTCCACTGGTTCAGGTCCAACAGGATCAGCAGGGTCCAGTTCAGCAGTTTGCTCATGGTGTTCAGGATCtaccgccaccaccaccgcgACCTCATGTTTACCCGGTTTATGATGAGAGGTTCTACAGGCTGACATGTCAGATGAGAAACATGGAGATGGAGCATTTTAGCGGAACAGTGGATGCTGTAGCTGCACATGATTGGAAGTTAGCCTTGCAGCGGAAGCTGGAGATTATTGAGTGTCCACCAGAGTTGTCGCTCAGATTGACTATGCAGTACCTTcgtggagatgctcttatatgGTGGGAGGGAATACGATTGAGTCACTTTGGGCCAGAGAGGCTTACCTTCGCAGACTTCATCCGAGAGTTCGATAGGAAATACTTTCCGAAGGAAGCTATGGATAGGAAGAAATGCGAGTTCGAGCATGTAAGTCAGGGTAAGATGTCTATCAGGGAGTATGAGGTTGTGTTTAACCAACTTCGCAGGTTTGCTGGAGAGGGCATTTTAGAGGAAGACCTGatgaggaaatttttgaatggGATGCGAGTAGAGATTCGTAACAGGTGCCGTGTCGCCACTTATCACAGATTGGGAGACTTGGTGGAGAAAGCTGCCGAGCAGGAGGCAGGTTTGGCAGAGGAGCAGAAGTACACCAAGGCAGATCAGCCTAAGTTTGGAGGGACTTTAGAGGCACAGCAGAGGACATGGGACAAACCGAGCATACAATGCTTTTATTGTGGAAAGATGGGACATAAGAGTAGGGTTTGTCGGAGTAGGCTATTTGATGCCCAGGTTGCGCCACCAGCAGCGGCAGCAGCACCAGTAGTGGATGTTAGGAACTGTTTTGGTTGTAACCAGCCTGGTCACATTTTCAGAGACTGTCCGAGGAGGGGTAATGCAGCGCTTCCACCACCACCGAAGCGTTTAGCCATCGCTCCACGTGTGTTTACGGTTGGAGATCCCCAGGGAGCTGAGCCGATAGCGG gtgagaccgacgagcaggagtga